A stretch of the Ananas comosus cultivar F153 linkage group 14, ASM154086v1, whole genome shotgun sequence genome encodes the following:
- the LOC109720762 gene encoding glucose-induced degradation protein 4 homolog translates to MPVRVVESSSPSQSSGQDPNSGHASPPSCSLLSVGRCFAGTQNVSSFQKDEAWKVNVRIHGCDLEHGYLCGTMEALNVPLADTPVVTFWEGEIVDAKNYTFFTGKWEATPEDDIKHWSKFQSFTPLLSQIEADGGKSLDLSNYPYIFMRWKEQYFVNVGIDCGLTIAGFYYVCFSCSDGSISGFYYDPNSSPFQKLELKCSNGQQLGFTFSSYELQ, encoded by the exons ATGCCTGTGAGGGTAGTCGAGAGCTCCTCCCCCTCCCAATCCTCCG GGCAAGATCCAAATTCTGGGCACGCTTCTCCTCCTAGCTGTTCACTATTGAGTGTTGGAAGG TGTTTTGCGGGAACTCAGAATGTTTCAAGTTTTCAAAAGGATGAAGCATGGAAGGTCAATGTTCGAATACATGGATGTGATCTTGAACATGGTTATTTGTGTGGTACTATGGAAGCACTCAATGTGCCCTTAGCAGATACACCT GTAGTTACATTCTGGGAGGGAGAAATAGTGGATGCTAAGAACTACACATTTTTCACTGGCAAGTGGGAAGCGAC GCCAGAGGATGACATAAAACACTGGTCTAAGTTCCAATCTTTTACCCCACTTCTG AGTCAGATCGAGGCAGATGGTGGTAAATCTTTGGACCTAAGCAACTATCCCTACATATTTATG AGATGGAAGGAGCAATACTTTGTCAATGTTGGAATAGACTGTGGATTAACCATTGCAGGTTTCTACTACGTCTGCTTTTCTTGTAGTGATGGCTCCATTAGTGGCTTCTATTACGACCCAAATAGCAG TCCCTTTCAGAAGCTCGAATTGAAGTGTTCCAATGGGCAGCAGTTGGGTTTCACCTTTTCCTCATATGAGCTACAGTGA
- the LOC109720761 gene encoding ribulose bisphosphate carboxylase/oxygenase activase, chloroplastic-like yields the protein MATAAVSTVGAVNRVPLNLHGSGSGSQVPNSVFFGSSLKKVSSSLSHGRVPARVFKVMAADLDESKQTEKDKWRGLAYDTSDDQQDITRGKGKVDPLFQAPMDSGTHIPVMSSQEYISQGLREYNLDNTIDGLYIAPAFMDKLVVHISKNFMTLPNIKVPLILGIWGGKGQGKSFQCELVFAKMGINPIMMSAGELESGNAGEPAKLIRQRYREAADRIQKGKMCVLFINDLDAGAGRLGGTTQYTVNNQMVNATLMNIADNPTNVQLPGMYNKQENARVPIIVTGNDFSTLYAPLIRDGRMEKFYWAPTREDRIGVCSGIFRTDNIAKEDIVKLVDAFPGQSIDFFGALRARVYDDEVRKWVTDIGVATVGKKLINSIEGPPTFEQPKMTLDKLMEYGNMLVQEQENVKRVQLADKYLSEAALGDANDDAINTGSFFNGSS from the exons ATGGCCACTGCCGCCGTCTCGACCGTTGGAGCCGTTAACAGAGTGCCG TTGAATCTGCACGGCTCCGGTTCGGGATCTCAGGTCCCGAATTCGGTGTTCTTCGGCAGCAGCTTGAAGAAAGTAAGCTCTAGCCTAAGCCATGGAAGAGTCCCTGCCAGGGTTTTCAAGGTTATGGCCGCCGACCTTGATGAATCGAAGCAAACCGAGAAGGACAAATGGAGAGGGCTGGCATATGACACGTCGGACGATCAACAGGATATCACGAGGGGGAAAGGTAAGGTCGATCCGCTCTTCCAAGCTCCGATGGACTCCGGCACCCACATCCCTGTCATGAGCTCCCAAGAGTACATTAGCCAGGGGCTAAGAGA GTACAACTTGGACAACACCATTGATGGCCTATACATAGCTCCCGCATTCATGGACAAGCTTGTTGTTCACATCTCTAAGAACTTCATGACCTTGCCTAACATCAAG GTCCCCCTTATTTTGGGTATTTGGGGAGGCAAAGGACAAGGGAAATCCTTCCAGTGCGAGCTCGTCTTCGCTAAGATGGGTATCAA CCCTATCATGATGAGTGCCGGAGAGCTGGAGAGCGGGAACGCCGGAGAGCCTGCAAAGCTAATCAGGCAAAGGTACCGCGAGGCGGCCGACAGGATACAGAAGGGTAAAATGTGCGTCCTCTTCATAAACGATCTCGATGCTGGTGCCGGCCGGCTCGGTGGGACCACCCAGTACACAGTCAACAACCAGATGGTCAACGCCACCCTGATGAACATCGCCGATAACCCGACGAATGTGCAGCTCCCCGGGATGTACAACAAGCAGGAGAACGCCCGCGTGCCCATCATCGTCACGGGAAACGACTTCTCTACGCTTTATGCGCCGTTGATTCGTGACGGACGTATGGAGAAGTTTTACTGGGCGCCGACCAGGGAGGACCGTATTGGTGTGTGCAGTGGTATATTCAGGACCGACAACATCGCAAAGGAGGATATCGTCAAGCTCGTTGATGCCTTCCCCGGCCAGTCAATCG ACTTCTTCGGTGCCCTCCGAGCCAGAGTTTACGATGACGAAGTGAGGAAGTGGGTCACGGATATCGGTGTCGCGACGGTCGGGAAGAAGCTCATCAACTCGATCGAAGGCCCGCCGACGTTCGAGCAGCCCAAGATGACACTTGATAAGCTGATGGAGTACGGAAACATGTTGGTGCAGGAGCAGGAGAATGTGAAGAGGGTACAGCTTGCTGACAAGTACTTGAGCGAGGCCGCGCTCGGAGATGCCAACGACGATGCCATCAACACCGGATCGTTCTTCAACGGAAGCTCTTAA